One Gossypium raimondii isolate GPD5lz chromosome 3, ASM2569854v1, whole genome shotgun sequence genomic window carries:
- the LOC128039708 gene encoding receptor-like protein 56: MFSGIIPSCLGNLTLPMETNKTLTNGRTIPSLTGDGFMKTLVDYSNPSSYIEEVIEFTTKSRFLSYEGNILTYMTGIDLSCNNLTGHIPPELGNLSEIYSLNLSHNKLTGVIPSSFAKLHQIESLDLSYNNLSGEIPNQLVELNSLEVFSVAYNNLSGSIPEKAQFGTFIENSYEGNPFLCGAILHKSCSKTDSPSTISAVSEDKGEDGLIELGFLSLGNASPPVATQMWASFLLITFSSDMFSYSNCDLISTPKCLIMLS; the protein is encoded by the exons ATGTTTTCTGGTATCATCCCTTCTTGTTTGGGAAATTTAACCCTTCCAATGGAAACAAATAAGACTCTAACTAATGGGAGAACTATTCCAAGTTTAACAGGGGACGGATTCATGAAAACATTGGTAGATTATTCCAATCCTTCCAGCTACATAGAAGAAGTAATAGAGTTCACAACAAAGAGTAGGTTCTTATCGTACGAGGGAAACATCCTTACATATATGACCGGGATTGATTTATCTTGCAACAACTTAACTGGTCATATCCCACCAGAATTAGGGAACTTAAGTGAAATCTATTCTTTAAACTTGTCGCACAATAAGTTGACAGGAGTTATACCCTCATCATTCGCAAAACTTCATCAAATTGAGAGTTTGGACCTTTCTTACAACAATTTGAGTGGTGAAATCCCCAATCAGTTGGTAGAGTTGAACTCTTTGGAGGTTTTCAGCGTGGCATACAACAACTTGTCAGGTAGTATTCCTGAAAAAGCTCAATTTGGGACCTTTATTGAAAACAGTTATGAGGGAAATCCTTTTCTTTGTGGAGCTATATTGCATAAAAGTTGTTCCAAAACCGATTCGCCATCAACGATATCAGCTGTATCAGAAGATAAAGGAGAAGATGGTTTGATAG AGCTTGGTTTTCTCTCGTTGGGAAATGCATCACCACCTGTCGCTACTCAAATGTGGGCAAGTTTCTTACTTATCACATTTTCAAGCGATATGTTTAGCTACTCAAATTGTGATTTGATTTCCACACCTAAATGTTTAATTATGCTAAGTTGA